From a single Kitasatospora azatica KCTC 9699 genomic region:
- the ppgK gene encoding polyphosphate--glucose phosphotransferase, translating into MTTPSVPSGVFGVDIGGSGIKGAPVDLDRGALAEPRHKVLTPHPASPEAVVAAVREVVEHFEHRGPVGLTFPGVVVDGHTRTAANVDQGWLGLDAEGLFREALDSPAVLLNDADAAGLAEAAHGAGRDQGGVMLVLTFGTGIGSALFVDGALVPNTELGHLELRGKDAERRASAGARERHQLTWAEWAVRVDEYLDLVERLFSPQLVIIGGGVSRKHEKFLPLLKERSARVVPAELRNDAGIVGAAMAAAKYSR; encoded by the coding sequence GTGACCACACCCTCCGTGCCCTCCGGCGTTTTCGGCGTGGACATCGGCGGCTCGGGCATCAAGGGCGCCCCGGTCGACCTCGACCGCGGGGCGCTCGCCGAGCCCCGGCACAAGGTGCTCACACCGCACCCGGCCTCCCCGGAGGCCGTGGTCGCCGCGGTCCGCGAGGTGGTCGAGCACTTCGAGCACCGCGGGCCGGTCGGCCTGACCTTCCCCGGCGTGGTGGTCGACGGCCACACCCGCACCGCCGCCAACGTGGACCAGGGCTGGCTCGGGCTGGACGCCGAGGGCCTGTTCCGCGAGGCGCTGGACAGCCCCGCCGTGCTGCTCAACGACGCGGACGCGGCCGGCCTGGCCGAGGCCGCGCACGGCGCGGGGCGGGACCAGGGCGGGGTGATGCTGGTGCTCACCTTCGGCACCGGGATCGGCAGCGCGCTCTTCGTGGACGGGGCGCTGGTCCCCAACACCGAACTGGGCCACCTGGAGCTGCGCGGCAAGGACGCCGAGCGCCGGGCCTCGGCAGGCGCCCGTGAGCGGCACCAGCTGACCTGGGCCGAGTGGGCGGTCCGGGTGGACGAGTACCTGGACTTGGTGGAGCGGCTCTTCTCGCCGCAGTTGGTGATCATCGGCGGCGGGGTCAGCCGCAAGCACGAGAAGTTCCTGCCGCTGCTCAAGGAGCGGTCGGCCCGGGTGGTCCCGGCCGAGCTGCGCAATGACGCGGGCATCGTGGGTGCGGCGATGGCGGCGGCCAAGTACAGCCGCTGA
- a CDS encoding DUF4153 domain-containing protein, whose product MSETTSADPNGQPGWAQPGYVYAANPYRAPVKPGPAPWRIAVSPRTAADPRPSVLLGALGAGLLCALLLNGGLALNLLILALAAAVTAALSARASGRRVRPWTVVWALGALALLAVPAISDAGWPTTLAVLGALALASLALHGGRTWAGVLFGAAGLCWQLFPALPGATRTLRAQATPDRAKWLPLARAALVAVVLLAVFGSLFAAADPAFGDLLSGLSPQLPRGWDLILRVPAFAAGLLFALGAARTAAAPWRWDRLPVKAAKPRRLLEWALPLALLDLLFVAFIALQLAVLFGGYRRLIKETGLTYAEYARQGFWQLLWVTLLTLLVVAVAQRWAPRATAGERAVVRLLLGVLCTLALGVVGAALLRMQRYVDAYGLTRMRVWVTGVELWLALLFVLLLVAGAVGRSGWLPRAVVASAAIATLAYGLASPDALVAQQNVDRFQQTGRIDLAYLRDLSADAAPALDRLPVDFRSCALSRIGGELDARTPWYAISLRAAEARRILADRPLEPNPSGCPSDDPVDAMR is encoded by the coding sequence ATGTCCGAAACCACGTCAGCCGACCCGAACGGTCAGCCGGGTTGGGCGCAGCCCGGGTACGTCTACGCCGCCAACCCGTACCGGGCGCCGGTGAAGCCGGGCCCCGCGCCCTGGCGGATCGCGGTCAGCCCGCGCACCGCGGCCGACCCGCGGCCCTCGGTGCTGCTCGGCGCACTCGGCGCGGGTCTGCTCTGCGCGCTGCTGCTCAACGGTGGCCTGGCGCTCAACCTGCTGATCCTCGCGCTGGCGGCCGCCGTGACCGCCGCGCTCTCGGCCCGGGCGAGCGGGCGCCGGGTACGGCCGTGGACGGTGGTCTGGGCGCTCGGCGCGCTGGCGCTGCTGGCCGTCCCGGCGATCAGCGACGCCGGCTGGCCCACCACGCTGGCGGTGCTCGGCGCGCTGGCGCTGGCCTCGCTGGCCTTGCACGGCGGACGGACCTGGGCCGGGGTGCTGTTCGGCGCCGCGGGCCTGTGCTGGCAGCTCTTCCCCGCCCTGCCGGGCGCCACCCGCACGCTGCGCGCACAGGCGACGCCGGACCGGGCCAAGTGGCTGCCGCTGGCCCGCGCGGCGCTGGTCGCCGTGGTGCTGCTGGCCGTCTTCGGTTCGCTCTTCGCCGCCGCCGACCCGGCCTTCGGCGATCTGCTGTCCGGCCTGTCGCCGCAGCTGCCGCGCGGCTGGGACCTGATCCTGCGGGTGCCGGCCTTCGCCGCCGGCCTGCTGTTCGCCCTCGGCGCGGCCCGGACCGCCGCCGCCCCCTGGCGCTGGGACCGGCTGCCGGTCAAGGCCGCCAAGCCGCGCCGGCTGCTGGAGTGGGCGCTGCCGCTGGCCCTGCTCGACCTGCTCTTCGTCGCCTTCATCGCCCTGCAGCTCGCCGTGCTCTTCGGCGGCTACCGGCGGCTGATCAAGGAGACCGGCCTGACCTACGCGGAGTACGCCCGCCAGGGCTTCTGGCAACTGCTCTGGGTCACCCTGCTGACCCTGCTGGTGGTCGCCGTCGCCCAGCGCTGGGCACCGCGCGCCACCGCCGGCGAGCGGGCCGTGGTGCGGCTGCTGCTCGGTGTGCTCTGCACGCTGGCGCTCGGCGTGGTCGGCGCGGCGCTGCTGCGGATGCAGCGCTATGTGGACGCGTACGGGCTGACCCGGATGCGGGTCTGGGTGACCGGTGTGGAGCTGTGGCTGGCGCTGCTCTTCGTCCTGCTGCTGGTGGCCGGCGCGGTGGGCCGCTCCGGCTGGCTGCCGCGCGCGGTGGTGGCCAGCGCCGCGATCGCCACCCTGGCCTACGGGCTGGCCTCGCCGGACGCGCTGGTCGCCCAGCAGAATGTGGACCGTTTCCAGCAGACCGGCCGGATCGACCTGGCCTACCTGCGCGACCTGTCCGCCGACGCGGCGCCCGCGCTCGACCGGCTGCCCGTGGACTTCCGCAGCTGCGCGCTGAGCCGGATCGGCGGCGAGCTGGACGCCCGGACACCCTGGTACGCGATCAGCCTGCGGGCCGCCGAGGCGCGCCGGATCCTGGCGGACCGCCCGCTGGAGCCCAACCCGTCCGGCTGCCCGTCCGACGACCCGGTCGACGCCATGCGATAG
- a CDS encoding DUF6542 domain-containing protein, which yields MEQSIRTQPPGPRSRPPAGGTGREPAVPGPASPRDAVTARPSRLRPAGGGPAVLARLRRRLGGAGGKRSGPPTRLTGVGTGVLSVVGTLGFGLLDQLLFGGLGVLFGLGFVFVCFQTAVRVRLADLPSAPISGPISFAAAVALLGPVTVPGVIGQVLALCSGLALRAGWLFAGTGLAAAIVGARFLAQRRIRRNR from the coding sequence GTGGAGCAGAGCATCCGTACCCAGCCACCCGGGCCCAGATCCCGACCGCCGGCCGGCGGCACCGGCCGCGAGCCCGCCGTACCTGGGCCGGCCTCGCCCCGCGATGCCGTCACCGCGCGGCCGTCCCGACTGCGGCCCGCCGGCGGCGGACCGGCGGTGCTGGCCCGGCTGCGCCGACGATTGGGCGGGGCCGGCGGCAAGCGCTCCGGGCCGCCGACCCGGCTGACCGGGGTGGGCACCGGGGTGCTCTCGGTGGTCGGCACGCTCGGCTTCGGCCTGCTGGACCAACTGCTCTTCGGCGGGCTCGGGGTGCTCTTCGGCCTCGGGTTCGTCTTCGTCTGCTTCCAGACCGCGGTGCGGGTCCGGCTGGCCGACCTGCCGTCGGCACCGATCAGCGGGCCGATCTCCTTCGCGGCGGCGGTGGCGCTGCTCGGTCCGGTGACGGTGCCCGGAGTGATCGGGCAGGTGCTGGCGCTCTGCAGCGGCCTCGCACTGCGGGCCGGCTGGCTGTTCGCCGGGACCGGTCTGGCGGCCGCGATCGTCGGCGCGCGGTTCCTCGCCCAGCGCCGGATCCGCCGGAACAGGTAG